In the genome of Nymphaea colorata isolate Beijing-Zhang1983 chromosome 9, ASM883128v2, whole genome shotgun sequence, one region contains:
- the LOC116261566 gene encoding L-type lectin-domain containing receptor kinase IX.1-like: MSQELPLFLAFLLAFIPCSTALTSLFNSTSFSCTGQSLNCSGDYAVNRLGLDLTSLDKTTSSSKLVGSAIYDKPITLYDNGTGFAADFESNFSFEIVPVNNSCIGDGLAFFVAHSTWTPNRGNYGGSIGIFNTTSGADNSQIVAIEFDTFKNPWDTSANHMGIDVNSYRSNVTANWTVVESMNLSGTALIRYNSTAATLSSQLIYGNDNPPLNLSLDINLNKVLPETVVVGFSASTGDCIEAHRITAWSFSATVPKPPSAPSPTPETAPKLPEITTKKQNKMPLILVACLVPLFIVIVVAIISIVMRKRKKKKAELEEGEEEKEAQEEETDGSPDVTMNFETGPRKFRYNDLAAATKDFSDEEKLGQGGFGGVYRGTLKDTNEVVAVKRFSKGSSQGKKEYVAEVSVISRLRHRNLVRLIGWCHERGEFLLVYEYLEGRSLDSHLFSKKDCAVLPWAQRRKVVFGLASAVLYLHEEWEQCVVHRDIKLSNVMVDSEFNARLGDFGLARLTNHGFATKTTMIAGTMGYLAPECVITGKYSTESDVYSFGVVLLEITTGRRAIRPIGEKEARLVQWIWEFYGLGSIMAAVDERLGSEFDQQEIERMMVVGMWCVHPDPERRPSMREAIRVLTFQAEMPRLPQKMPVPFYAPPPTNEFGSSFTTSSSGTTATSTTVSSMESAEAALLGSQR; this comes from the coding sequence ATGTCTCAGGAGCTGCCCCTCTTCTTGGCCTTCCTCCTCGCCTTCATTCCCTGCTCCACCGCCCTTACAAGCCTCTTCAATTCCACTTCCTTCTCTTGTACTGGCCAAAGCCTAAACTGCTCAGGTGATTATGCTGTTAACCGGTTAGGCCTCGACCTCACTTCCCTGGACAAGACCACCAGCAGCTCTAAACTGGTCGGTTCGGCCATCTATGACAAGCCAATCACGCTTTATGATAATGGCACCGGATTTGCGGCGGACTTCGAAAGCAATTTCAGCTTTGAAATCGTTCCCGTTAACAACTCCTGCATAGGCGACGGCCTTGCCTTCTTCGTCGCCCATTCCACTTGGACTCCCAACCGAGGAAACTATGGTGGAAGTATCGGCATCTTCAACACAACCTCGGGCGCCGACAACAGCCAAATCGTTGCCATAGAGTTCGACACCTTCAAGAACCCCTGGGATACGAGCGCAAATCATATGGGGATCGATGTCAACTCCTACAGATCCAACGTGACCGCGAATTGGACGGTGGTTGAGTCGATGAATCTGAGTGGAACTGCCCTCATCAGGTACAACTCGACGGCAGCAACTCTCAGCTCGCAGTTGATCTACGGGAACGATAACCCCCCTCTCAATCTATCCTTAGACATTAACCTCAACAAGGTCCTCCCGGAGACCGTCGTCGTTGGCTTCTCAGCGTCGACAGGAGATTGCATCGAAGCCCACCGGATAACGGCCTGGAGCTTCTCAGCTACCGTCCCCAAACCACCTAGCGCCCCCAGCCCGACTCCGGAAACTGCCCCCAAGTTGCCGGAAATCACGACGAAGAAGCAAAATAAGATGCCCCTCATCCTGGTGGCTTGTTTGGTTCCTCTGTTTATCGTTATAGTGGTGGCAATAATTTCGATTGTtatgagaaagaggaaaaagaaaaaggcagagctagaggagggggaggaggagaaggaggcgCAGGAGGAGGAGACGGATGGTTCCCCTGATGTGACAATGAATTTCGAGACCGGGCCCAGGAAATTTAGATACAATGATCTCGCTGCTGCTACCAAAGACTTTAGTGATGAGGAGAAACTTGGGCAAGGTGGGTTCGGTGGCGTTTACCGTGGTACCTTGAAGGATACCAATGAAGTGGTGGCTGTGAAGCGGTTTTCTAAAGGGTCGAGCCAGGGAAAGAAAGAGTATGTGGCAGAGGTGAGCGTGATCAGCCGGTTGCGCCACCGCAACCTCGTGAGGTTGATTGGGTGGTGCCACGAGCGCGGCGAGTTCTTGCTTGTCTATGAATATTTGGAGGGGCGAAGTCTGGATTCACACCTCTTTAGCAAGAAAGATTGCGCAGTCCTGCCCTGGGCTCAACGGAGGAAGGTGGTGTTCGGCCTGGCATCTGCAGTGTTGTACCTGCACGAAGAGTGGGAGCAGTGCGTTGTTCACCGTGATATCAAGTTGAGTAACGTCATGGTCGACTCTGAGTTCAATGCTCGTCTAGGCGACTTCGGGCTGGCAAGACTGACAAATCATGGGTTCGCCACGAAGACGACGATGATTGCTGGAACGATGGGTTACTTGGCACCCGAGTGCGTGATCACAGGCAAGTACAGCACAGAAAGTGATGTGTACAGTTTCGGAGTGGTATTACTTGAAATCACGACCGGTCGAAGGGCCATTCGACCAATCGGAGAGAAAGAAGCACGTCTGGTGCAGTGGATTTGGGAGTTCTACGGGCTCGGTTCAATCATGGCAGCCGTGGATGAGAGGTTGGGATCCGAATTCGATCAACAAGAGATTGAAAGGATGATGGTGGTGGGTATGTGGTGTGTGCACCCTGACCCTGAGAGGAGGCCGTCGATGAGGGAGGCGATTAGAGTACTGACTTTCCAGGCTGAGATGCCAAGGCTCCCACAAAAGATGCCGGTGCCATTCTACGCGCCACCTCCTACGAACGAGTTTGGTTCTTCGTTCACGACCAGCAGCAGCGGAACGACGGCAACGTCGACGACGGTTTCATCGATGGAGTCAGCAGAGGCGGCCCTGTTGGGCTCACAAAGGTAG